A segment of the bacterium genome:
CGATGTTTCGTCACGGCGGGTCAAACCGAAATGATAATCGACTCTTTCGTCTTTTCTGAAACCTTCGATATTGACAAAATCGAACGCTTTCAGATCGCCATACCGGTTGCGGCCGTACGCGTCATATTTATCCTTGTTGCCTTGTGTGTAAAAATTAAAACTCCAGTTCCGTTGAAAATAAACGTCCGCATTGAAAAACAATGAACGTCCGGTGTAACGCGTACTTTGAATGTTCCGTTGAAATCCTCCAAGAAATCCCTGGATCACCTGCTCGCCCGGCGTTTGTTTGCTCGAACCGCCGCCGCTGATGCGAATGTGGCTGCCAAGATCGCGTCCGAAAAAAATGCCGATGTCTTCGAAACTGCTGAACGCAGAACGGAATTTCATCGACGTCAGCGGTTTCTCCGGTTCAAAATCACGTTTGATGATATTGATATATCCTCCGGACGCCGCCTCTCCATGCAAAGCTGACGCGTTACCGCGAAAGAACTCAATCCGATCGATATTCTCCAGCGTGACCGCGTTCAGATTGGCCCATCCGATGTCGGCTTCGTTTAAAGGAACGCCATCCATCATCACTAAAATGTGCCGATTGGACAAACCATTCATGGACGCGCTGATCGGTTTTCCATAACTGCCGAGATCGTGAATATAAAACCCGGCAATATTCCACAGCAAATCGGCAAAATCACCGTGATAGTATTTCATCAAATCATCATGACTAAAAATCCGGAGAAATAAACTGTCGGCGGGCGAAAAAAAAGCGCCGGACGTTCGTAGAAATTGCTGAACGGTCGTCGCTTCATAGAGTGAATCGAAGGGAATAGTATCGGTTACAAAGGAATCCCGAGGGATATTTGTAAAAAGAAGACTGTCTTTTACGATCGTGGAATCTGTAAAACGA
Coding sequences within it:
- a CDS encoding TonB-dependent receptor plug domain-containing protein, which translates into the protein MKISYCKWKYYFTISSWIVFSVFNAQKVFTQSVIRFTDSTIVKDSLLFTNIPRDSFVTDTIPFDSLYEATTVQQFLRTSGAFFSPADSLFLRIFSHDDLMKYYHGDFADLLWNIAGFYIHDLGSYGKPISASMNGLSNRHILVMMDGVPLNEADIGWANLNAVTLENIDRIEFFRGNASALHGEAASGGYINIIKRDFEPEKPLTSMKFRSAFSSFEDIGIFFGRDLGSHIRISGGGSSKQTPGEQVIQGFLGGFQRNIQSTRYTGRSLFFNADVYFQRNWSFNFYTQGNKDKYDAYGRNRYGDLKAFDFVNIEGFRKDERVDYHFGLTRRDETSWLQSKLYFANIDRQFDNFSTEIIPAQYSVHSVGADVRYSHRIGHNILQGGATYDRQTLNQIETQHADYSRYAFFLSDQWTIGNLIVQPSARWQHHSVFNSTVAMNFNSAFRLNPQVHFTINAGYTEVTPSLIDEVMTGHE